A part of Candidatus Hydrogenedentota bacterium genomic DNA contains:
- a CDS encoding type IV pilus twitching motility protein PilT, which produces METPGAKELLARMINEGASDMHIVVGAPPMIRVHGSMEPLSGYRRLSPDQTQEIIYSVMSEEQIAEFEAERECDMSFGVEGLSRFRVNIYRDRGSVVAAFRTIPFDILSFEQLGLPRVASEFAHRPMGLILVCGPTGSGKSTTLAAIIDKINTERKAHIITIEDPIEYLHNHKRSVVNQREVHSDTMSFAGALKRVLRQDPDVILIGEMRDPETIQAALTVAETGHLALATLHTNDALQTINRIVDVFPSSQQAQVRTQLSFVLEGVLVQQLIPRADGMGRVVAMEIMVPNAAIRSLIRAEKIEQIPSMIEIGKGDGMMTMNQSLYRLLRRGIITAEMAFKRSMDPEGLQSLVDRGVRE; this is translated from the coding sequence ATGGAAACCCCGGGCGCGAAGGAACTTCTGGCCAGAATGATCAACGAGGGCGCCAGTGACATGCACATTGTCGTCGGCGCCCCGCCCATGATCCGCGTCCACGGCTCCATGGAACCCCTGAGCGGCTACCGGCGGCTCTCACCGGACCAGACCCAGGAAATCATCTACAGCGTGATGAGCGAGGAGCAGATTGCCGAATTCGAGGCGGAGCGCGAGTGCGACATGTCCTTCGGCGTGGAGGGCCTGAGCCGTTTCCGTGTGAACATCTACCGCGACCGCGGCTCCGTGGTGGCCGCGTTCCGGACCATACCGTTCGACATACTCTCGTTCGAGCAACTGGGGCTTCCCCGCGTGGCGTCCGAGTTCGCCCACCGCCCGATGGGCCTCATCCTGGTCTGCGGGCCCACGGGCAGCGGCAAATCCACCACCCTCGCCGCCATCATTGACAAGATCAACACCGAGCGCAAGGCCCACATCATCACCATTGAGGACCCCATCGAGTACCTGCACAACCACAAGCGGTCCGTGGTGAACCAGCGCGAGGTCCACTCGGACACCATGAGTTTTGCGGGCGCGCTCAAAAGGGTGCTGCGCCAGGACCCGGATGTCATCCTCATCGGCGAGATGCGGGACCCCGAAACCATCCAGGCGGCGCTCACCGTGGCCGAGACGGGCCACCTGGCCCTCGCCACCCTGCACACCAACGACGCGCTCCAGACCATCAACCGCATTGTGGACGTGTTCCCCTCCTCGCAGCAGGCGCAGGTGCGCACCCAGCTCTCCTTCGTGCTGGAGGGGGTGCTCGTGCAGCAGCTCATTCCCAGGGCGGACGGCATGGGCCGGGTGGTGGCCATGGAGATCATGGTGCCCAACGCGGCCATACGCTCGCTTATCCGGGCGGAGAAAATCGAGCAGATACCCTCCATGATTGAGATCGGGAAGGGTGACGGCATGATGACCATGAACCAGTCCCTTTACCGGCTCCTTCGCAGGGGTATCATCACCGCCGAGATGGCGTTCAAGCGGAGCATGGACCCCGAGGGCCTCCAGAGCCTTGTGGACCGGGGGGTGCGTGAGTGA
- a CDS encoding PAS domain S-box protein, giving the protein MTLAGDETGGSGGGSSAGQRAAAGRLFRSPAGIWARLFAPDPDSPSNWLWVVGVSRVSALLLLAFGVRQLIEERAAYGILGGIYLAALLCGLLHLVTLRASGRTTPWLTWTQVLLDFSVVAATVGFSGGQASIFTFLLVVVILEAGVLMGLFQGFFHATLSGLFMLLMALQTETTSSTFITHWYQFSIQAVAFFCVAFISGYWNQRISRLREFQRDILDNMSGGFLLVDPKGRVIGANQAACGILGMKGQEIEGRPIGQTLVPETGAECPVVTALREERDYTNYEFTAATADGSSRLLGLSTNRILDRRGRLHMVIASFNDLTEIERMRKELRDHDRTLAIGHLAAELAHEIRNPVTSIRGAMEELGRGAGSPELAARLAAISIRESDHLNEIVTGFLDFARNPRIKREILLPRDFARDMKLLFEGRHPGVRVEVRDDSGGAVIEGDPTQIRQLFLNLCQNAMEAMGGRGAIQIVISALGGMVGIHFNDRGPGIPPDKVACVFEPFYTEKERGVGMGLPVCNRIVAAHNGTIQVAARPGGGASVVVRLPRAQNPV; this is encoded by the coding sequence GTGACACTGGCGGGGGATGAGACCGGCGGAAGCGGGGGCGGCTCCTCCGCCGGGCAACGGGCGGCGGCTGGCCGTCTATTTCGCAGCCCGGCCGGAATATGGGCGCGCCTGTTCGCGCCGGACCCCGACAGTCCCTCAAACTGGCTGTGGGTGGTCGGCGTCAGCCGGGTGTCCGCGCTGCTTCTGCTCGCGTTCGGGGTGCGTCAGTTGATCGAGGAGCGGGCGGCCTACGGCATACTCGGGGGAATTTACCTGGCTGCGCTCCTGTGCGGGCTGCTGCACCTGGTCACACTTCGCGCGTCGGGGCGAACCACACCGTGGCTCACCTGGACCCAGGTGCTGCTTGATTTCAGCGTGGTCGCCGCCACGGTCGGCTTCTCGGGGGGGCAGGCAAGCATATTCACTTTCCTGCTGGTGGTCGTCATCCTGGAGGCGGGCGTGCTCATGGGCCTGTTCCAGGGTTTCTTCCACGCCACCCTTTCCGGACTCTTCATGCTGCTCATGGCGCTTCAGACCGAGACGACCTCCTCCACGTTTATCACCCATTGGTACCAGTTCTCCATTCAGGCCGTCGCCTTTTTCTGCGTGGCCTTTATCAGCGGCTACTGGAACCAGCGCATCAGCAGGCTCAGGGAATTCCAGCGGGACATTCTGGACAACATGAGCGGGGGGTTCCTCCTCGTGGACCCCAAGGGCCGCGTCATCGGCGCAAACCAGGCCGCCTGCGGCATTTTGGGCATGAAGGGCCAGGAAATCGAGGGGCGGCCCATCGGGCAGACCCTGGTGCCCGAGACGGGGGCGGAATGTCCGGTGGTCACCGCGCTCCGCGAGGAACGGGACTACACCAACTATGAGTTCACCGCCGCGACCGCCGACGGTTCCAGCCGGCTGCTCGGACTCTCCACCAACCGGATTCTGGACCGGCGGGGCCGCCTGCACATGGTTATTGCGTCCTTCAACGACCTCACCGAGATTGAACGGATGCGCAAGGAGCTTCGCGACCATGACCGGACTCTTGCCATTGGCCATCTTGCCGCCGAACTGGCCCACGAAATCCGGAACCCGGTCACCTCGATCCGGGGCGCCATGGAGGAACTGGGGCGCGGCGCGGGCTCGCCGGAGCTGGCCGCGCGCCTTGCCGCGATTTCCATCCGCGAGTCGGACCATCTGAACGAGATAGTCACCGGTTTCCTGGACTTTGCGCGGAATCCCAGGATCAAGCGGGAAATTCTCCTGCCCCGCGATTTTGCGCGGGACATGAAACTGCTTTTCGAGGGCCGCCATCCGGGGGTGCGGGTGGAGGTTCGCGACGATTCAGGCGGCGCCGTCATCGAGGGCGACCCTACCCAGATCCGCCAGCTTTTCCTCAACCTCTGCCAGAACGCCATGGAGGCCATGGGCGGGCGCGGCGCGATTCAGATAGTAATCAGCGCCCTGGGCGGCATGGTGGGAATCCATTTCAACGACCGCGGCCCGGGCATCCCCCCCGACAAGGTTGCTTGCGTGTTCGAGCCGTTCTATACTGAGAAGGAGCGCGGTGTGGGCATGGGGCTTCCGGTGTGCAACCGGATAGTCGCCGCCCACAACGGCACCATCCAGGTGGCCGCGCGGCCGGGCGGGGGCGCCTCGGTCGTCGTGCGTCTGCCCCGCGCCCAGAACCCCGTCTGA